Proteins encoded together in one Anaerobaca lacustris window:
- a CDS encoding BatA domain-containing protein: protein MSFLYPLFLAGIAAIGVPIVLHMIRRHTRKRVTFSSLMFVRTTAPRLRNRSRVENLPLLILRCLLLILLAVAFARPLFSRQEPETVVRAGRRIVLLVDTSASMRRTGLWGQAIDEVRSVLRDVEPMDRLCLITFDRSARIQIGFEQWAGLDVSQRAAAVIDCLSDLSAGWAATDLGRALVAAAEAVEDDEVHDDRQPVGPRQIVLIGDVQQGSRLNALHAYEWPATTELVVRPVESRGLTNATLEWVVHHDRLTSPDGSEALRIRVSNSSEATTEQFQLRWDAHDARTEIYVPPGTSHVVQVPPPPDPSATHRLILSGDDHDFDNTLYIAPRLQQPIDILYIGRDDPNDPQGMLFYLRQAFGVTSALHARVTSRRSDGALRVDEVATAHLIVTTDVTGAENLATLRRHIETGGTILLVMPSAQAATMLSALTGGGRIELQEADIDRYAMLGRMEFAHPVLSAFSDPRFGDFTKVHFWRHRRVDLAGLPDVRVLAWYDSNDPAWFEVPVGSGALLVFTGGWHPADSDLALSSKFVPLLYSILEYGGVRMGTQAQYVVGDPVPVTGPAGPQRDVRVRKPDGAAVALDAGVETFTQTDVPGIYGVESAGETTWFAVNVAASEGRTDPMPFEDMERLGLSMKTPGPAAIGQVAKTMIHRGLVETENQQKLWRWVLVAASVVLLMEIWLAGRLTRPATESQGEQP, encoded by the coding sequence ATGAGCTTTCTGTATCCTCTGTTTCTGGCCGGCATCGCCGCGATCGGCGTGCCGATCGTCCTGCACATGATCCGCCGCCATACGCGGAAGCGCGTGACGTTCAGCTCGCTGATGTTCGTGCGGACGACGGCGCCGCGTCTGCGGAATCGCAGCCGGGTGGAGAATCTGCCGCTGCTGATCCTGCGCTGTCTGCTGCTGATCCTTCTGGCGGTGGCGTTCGCCCGCCCGCTGTTCTCCCGCCAGGAACCTGAGACCGTCGTGCGCGCGGGCCGGCGAATCGTCCTGCTCGTCGACACCAGCGCCTCGATGCGTCGCACCGGACTCTGGGGACAGGCCATCGACGAAGTGCGCTCGGTGCTGCGCGACGTCGAGCCGATGGATCGCCTGTGCCTGATAACTTTCGACCGAAGCGCGCGCATACAGATCGGCTTCGAGCAATGGGCCGGTCTGGACGTGTCGCAACGCGCTGCGGCGGTGATCGACTGCCTGTCGGACTTGTCGGCTGGCTGGGCGGCAACCGATCTGGGCCGGGCCCTCGTGGCCGCGGCCGAAGCCGTCGAAGACGACGAAGTCCATGACGACCGGCAGCCGGTCGGACCGCGACAGATCGTGCTGATCGGCGACGTGCAGCAGGGAAGCCGCCTCAATGCGCTTCACGCGTACGAATGGCCCGCTACAACGGAACTGGTCGTCCGCCCCGTTGAATCGCGTGGCTTGACCAACGCCACCCTGGAATGGGTGGTCCACCACGATCGGCTGACGAGCCCGGACGGCAGCGAGGCGCTCCGCATTCGCGTGAGCAACTCGTCCGAGGCGACCACCGAGCAGTTCCAGTTGCGATGGGACGCCCATGACGCAAGGACGGAGATCTACGTGCCGCCGGGCACAAGTCACGTCGTCCAGGTCCCACCGCCGCCCGACCCTTCGGCCACCCATCGCCTCATCCTGTCCGGCGACGATCACGATTTCGACAACACGCTCTACATCGCACCGCGTCTGCAGCAGCCGATTGACATTCTCTACATCGGCCGCGACGACCCTAACGATCCGCAGGGCATGCTGTTCTACCTGCGTCAGGCGTTCGGCGTCACGAGCGCGCTCCATGCCCGCGTGACGAGCCGCCGGAGCGATGGGGCACTGCGTGTGGACGAAGTGGCGACGGCGCATTTGATCGTCACAACCGATGTGACCGGCGCAGAGAACCTCGCGACCCTTCGACGACACATCGAAACCGGTGGGACCATCCTTCTGGTCATGCCTTCGGCTCAGGCCGCTACAATGCTATCGGCCCTGACAGGCGGCGGCCGCATCGAATTGCAGGAGGCGGACATCGATCGATACGCGATGCTCGGACGAATGGAGTTCGCCCATCCTGTGCTGTCGGCCTTCTCCGATCCGCGCTTTGGCGACTTCACCAAGGTCCACTTCTGGCGACATCGTCGTGTCGATCTCGCCGGCCTGCCCGATGTTCGGGTTCTGGCCTGGTACGACAGCAACGATCCGGCGTGGTTTGAAGTGCCGGTCGGCTCAGGGGCGTTGCTTGTCTTCACCGGCGGCTGGCATCCGGCCGACAGCGATCTGGCCCTCTCGTCGAAGTTCGTTCCGCTGCTCTATAGCATCCTCGAATACGGCGGCGTCCGAATGGGGACGCAGGCACAGTACGTTGTCGGCGATCCGGTGCCTGTGACCGGTCCGGCCGGACCGCAAAGAGACGTACGAGTTCGGAAACCTGACGGCGCGGCGGTTGCCCTCGACGCGGGTGTTGAGACGTTCACCCAGACCGATGTGCCCGGGATCTATGGCGTCGAATCCGCCGGCGAGACAACGTGGTTTGCGGTTAACGTGGCCGCTTCAGAGGGCCGGACCGACCCGATGCCCTTCGAAGATATGGAGAGACTGGGGCTCTCGATGAAGACGCCGGGTCCGGCTGCCATCGGACAGGTTGCGAAGACCATGATCCACAGAGGGTTGGTGGAAACCGAAAACCAGCAGAAGCTCTGGCGGTGGGTGTTGGTTGCCGCTTCGGTTGTGCTGCTGATG